From a region of the Spirochaetota bacterium genome:
- a CDS encoding DUF3795 domain-containing protein: MNEKLLASPCGIFCAACPRFYKFGICKGCRADTFHDSCEIYDCCVRIGGMQFCFECDLFPCQRLDNFSKYHPGKNFAHYRHIVIDNLVKIKEIGVDKWYTMMNQLFMEGHYGIQQRKSDGSFDTSPCPCCKSTKE; the protein is encoded by the coding sequence ATGAATGAAAAACTGTTGGCTTCGCCCTGTGGTATTTTTTGTGCTGCATGTCCCCGGTTTTACAAGTTTGGGATTTGCAAAGGCTGCAGGGCTGATACATTCCATGATTCATGCGAAATCTATGATTGCTGTGTCCGCATAGGCGGGATGCAATTTTGCTTTGAATGCGACCTTTTCCCTTGCCAACGGCTGGATAATTTCAGCAAATATCATCCTGGCAAAAATTTTGCCCATTATCGCCATATAGTAATTGATAATCTTGTAAAAATTAAAGAAATTGGTGTTGATAAGTGGTATACCATGATGAACCAGTTGTTCATGGAAGGCCACTATGGCATTCAGCAAAGAAAATCAGACGGTTCATTTGACACATCGCCCTGCCCATGTTGTAAATCAACTAAAGAATAG